A single Echinimonas agarilytica DNA region contains:
- a CDS encoding acyl-CoA thioesterase, protein MHIDELIAHAKQHINTPQQVPFLSIPKSWGQGRTVFGGISTALIYTAIKECIASGRVLRSLNTNFIGPLAFDTPFTIEVEVLREGRSATQVIGKAIQNDKVCVMSQACFGVARDSKVNVRNTQHHGMLAPKKRSYIPQIPKVVPNFIQHFELAKHDGGWPFTGKKTSHLHGWMRFKEPPECITDGHLIAMLDSWPPTLLQLIRWPAPISTMSWSIEFIHPHADIQPTDWFAYQASTRQAADGYGHTEANVWDSHGELVAISRQVVAIFD, encoded by the coding sequence ATGCATATCGACGAACTGATAGCCCATGCTAAGCAACACATCAATACGCCTCAACAGGTGCCCTTTTTGTCTATTCCAAAATCATGGGGGCAAGGGCGAACTGTATTTGGAGGGATCTCCACAGCGCTAATATACACCGCGATTAAAGAGTGTATCGCCAGCGGCCGAGTGCTGCGCTCATTGAATACAAACTTTATTGGCCCATTGGCATTCGATACGCCTTTCACCATTGAAGTCGAAGTCCTTCGCGAAGGGCGAAGCGCCACGCAAGTGATTGGCAAAGCGATACAAAACGACAAGGTTTGCGTGATGTCACAGGCGTGCTTTGGTGTAGCACGAGATTCAAAAGTAAATGTAAGAAATACACAACATCATGGGATGCTCGCGCCAAAGAAACGCAGTTATATTCCACAAATTCCAAAGGTTGTACCCAACTTTATTCAACATTTTGAATTGGCCAAACATGACGGAGGTTGGCCGTTTACTGGCAAAAAGACCAGTCATCTGCACGGTTGGATGCGCTTTAAAGAGCCCCCCGAATGCATAACTGACGGTCACCTTATCGCCATGCTCGATAGCTGGCCGCCGACGCTCCTGCAACTCATTCGTTGGCCCGCTCCCATCAGTACGATGAGTTGGAGTATTGAATTTATTCACCCTCACGCAGACATTCAACCCACCGATTGGTTCGCCTATCAGGCCAGCACGCGGCAAGCGGCTGATGGCTACGGCCACACTGAAGCCAACGTGTGGGACTCACATGGCGAACTTGTTGCGATTAGCCGTCAAGTGGTGGCTATTTTTGATTGA